In Paracholeplasma morum, a single genomic region encodes these proteins:
- a CDS encoding ATP synthase subunit C, whose protein sequence is MLNFIELVLPLILITLITLPLIKVFRGKTTVHSAKTRLLVHVSGFFAVIAFVFVVQFFTSPVVSAAEGESVVASITGTMAQGLGFLSAALSTGMSALGAGIAVAAAAPAAIGAFSENEKNFGKSLIFVALGEGVAIYGLLISILIINKL, encoded by the coding sequence ATGTTAAATTTCATTGAATTAGTATTACCACTTATTTTAATCACATTAATCACTTTACCTTTGATCAAAGTATTCAGAGGTAAAACAACTGTACACTCTGCAAAAACAAGATTACTTGTACACGTATCAGGGTTCTTCGCAGTCATCGCTTTTGTATTTGTTGTTCAATTCTTCACAAGCCCAGTTGTATCTGCAGCTGAAGGTGAATCAGTAGTTGCTTCAATTACAGGCACAATGGCTCAAGGGTTAGGTTTCTTGAGTGCAGCATTATCAACAGGTATGTCAGCTTTAGGCGCAGGCATCGCGGTTGCTGCAGCAGCACCAGCAGCGATTGGAGCGTTCTCTGAAAACGAAAAGAACTTTGGTAAATCACTAATTTTCGTTGCCCTTGGTGAAGGGGTTGCGATCTACGGATTACTTATCTCAATTCTTATCATCAACAAATTATAA
- a CDS encoding V-type ATPase subunit — translation MGFANNAIITKAKSIYGNFLKEEDYERIVKFRSIPDLVGFLKKHPNYQETLKDVSENAIHRGQLEALIKRNSFDQIQRLTNQVFSKDEPFYRLSIVNQENDLILAVLRTIISQEFDDMKGKIPYFFETHTKISVEQLIKTTNFDELLAALEKTPYYKILKPFYTKNPEMIRYLDIEHHLESYFYDEAFDRIDKFYSGKLAKDLKSVFETRIELGNIIKIYRLKKFYQANPVTIKSVLIKKHSRISEKKMDEIIAIQDPDAILKYLSKSEFSRFQSDKDYVYVEYYAGKIRYDIAKKFMYFSTEVPKVFLAFMTLSEIEIDNLTNTIEGIRYQVDENEIKQMLIY, via the coding sequence ATGGGTTTTGCAAATAATGCAATCATCACGAAAGCTAAATCTATATATGGAAACTTTTTAAAAGAAGAGGACTATGAACGTATTGTCAAATTTCGTTCAATCCCGGATTTGGTTGGTTTTCTAAAGAAACATCCTAACTATCAAGAAACTCTGAAAGATGTTTCTGAGAACGCAATTCATAGAGGTCAACTTGAAGCGCTTATTAAACGAAATTCATTTGATCAAATTCAGCGTCTCACTAACCAAGTATTTTCTAAAGATGAACCATTCTATAGGTTGAGTATCGTGAATCAAGAAAATGACTTAATTCTAGCTGTCTTAAGAACCATAATTTCTCAAGAGTTCGACGATATGAAGGGTAAAATCCCCTATTTCTTCGAAACACACACAAAAATCAGTGTTGAGCAATTAATCAAAACCACCAATTTTGATGAGTTATTAGCAGCATTAGAAAAAACACCTTATTACAAAATACTTAAACCTTTTTACACAAAAAATCCTGAGATGATTAGATATTTAGACATCGAGCATCACTTAGAATCTTATTTCTACGATGAAGCTTTTGATCGCATCGATAAGTTTTACAGTGGTAAATTAGCCAAGGACTTAAAGAGTGTATTTGAAACGCGGATTGAACTAGGAAACATTATCAAGATTTATCGTCTTAAAAAGTTCTACCAAGCTAATCCCGTAACCATTAAAAGTGTATTGATCAAAAAACACTCACGCATCAGCGAGAAAAAAATGGATGAGATCATCGCAATCCAAGATCCCGATGCAATCTTAAAGTACTTATCTAAATCAGAGTTCTCGAGATTTCAAAGTGATAAAGACTATGTATACGTTGAGTATTACGCAGGCAAAATCAGATATGATATTGCCAAGAAGTTTATGTATTTTTCAACAGAAGTACCAAAGGTTTTCTTAGCATTTATGACGCTAAGTGAAATCGAAATTGACAACTTAACGAACACCATTGAAGGCATTCGTTACCAAGTTGATGAAAATGAAATCAAGCAAATGCTAATTTACTAG
- a CDS encoding V-type ATP synthase subunit A — protein sequence MTNTIYSINGPVVTVQNSTTFSMLEMVYVGKMRLLGEVISISKTKTVIQVYESTTGLKVGDPVYGTGEPISALLGPGLLKNIFDGIERPLKTIEQTSGIYIPTGSDVTSLDMDSKWEVTILANVGDYVKEGEVFATVPETETITHRLMIPIGLSGKVISKAKNGIYALKDTIIQIEDFEHKIHSLNLVQKWPIKTPRPVQKRLPMSIPLVSGQRVIDTLFPIAKGGTAAVPGGFGTGKTMMQHQFAKWCDADLIVYVGCGERGNEMTQVLEEFGELIDPRTNKPLLERTVLIANTSNMPVAAREASIYTGVAIAEYYRDMGYHVAVMADSTSRWAEALREISGRLEEMPAEEGFPAYLPSRISQFYERAGYVKTLSDSEGSVSIIGAVSPQGADFSEPVTQNTKRFVRSFWALDKQLAYQRHYAAINWNLSYSEYINDLTRWFDKEVDPSFLLNRKQIMSILAEENKLLEIVKLIGSDVLPDDQKLIIEMGKVIRLGYLQQNAFHKEDTYVPLLKQLKMMDVILYLEKRARQFIESGKSLNLLLETGIFDKVIKIKYDIPNNQIDLLDGYQSLIDEAVKSVR from the coding sequence ATGACAAACACGATTTATTCGATTAATGGTCCAGTCGTTACCGTCCAAAATTCGACTACGTTTTCGATGCTTGAAATGGTCTATGTTGGGAAAATGCGCTTATTGGGGGAAGTCATCTCAATCAGCAAAACCAAAACAGTCATTCAAGTATATGAATCTACAACAGGACTAAAAGTAGGAGACCCAGTTTACGGAACAGGTGAACCAATCTCTGCCCTTTTAGGACCAGGCTTACTGAAAAACATATTTGATGGGATTGAACGCCCACTTAAGACGATTGAACAAACCTCAGGCATCTATATTCCGACTGGGTCAGATGTGACTTCATTAGACATGGATTCTAAATGGGAAGTTACAATACTTGCCAATGTTGGTGATTATGTCAAAGAAGGCGAAGTGTTCGCGACGGTTCCTGAAACTGAAACCATCACACACCGCTTGATGATTCCAATCGGTTTATCTGGTAAGGTCATTTCTAAAGCTAAGAATGGCATTTATGCGCTTAAAGACACCATCATTCAAATTGAAGACTTTGAACATAAAATTCATTCGTTGAATCTTGTGCAAAAGTGGCCAATCAAAACCCCAAGACCTGTGCAAAAACGTCTTCCAATGTCGATTCCACTTGTTTCAGGACAACGTGTTATTGACACCTTATTCCCAATTGCCAAAGGGGGGACTGCAGCAGTCCCAGGTGGATTCGGTACCGGTAAAACGATGATGCAACACCAATTTGCGAAATGGTGTGATGCCGATTTAATCGTTTATGTTGGGTGTGGTGAACGTGGGAATGAAATGACTCAAGTTCTTGAAGAATTTGGCGAATTAATTGACCCAAGAACCAATAAACCACTTCTTGAAAGAACAGTTTTAATTGCGAATACCTCTAACATGCCAGTAGCTGCTCGTGAAGCCTCAATTTACACTGGGGTTGCGATTGCAGAGTACTACAGAGACATGGGATACCATGTCGCAGTTATGGCTGACTCCACTTCAAGATGGGCAGAAGCATTAAGAGAAATCTCTGGTAGATTAGAAGAAATGCCAGCAGAAGAAGGGTTCCCTGCGTATTTACCAAGTAGAATATCTCAGTTCTATGAAAGAGCTGGTTATGTCAAAACACTTTCAGATTCTGAAGGATCTGTTTCGATTATTGGCGCAGTATCTCCACAAGGTGCTGACTTCTCTGAACCAGTCACTCAAAACACCAAACGTTTCGTTAGAAGCTTTTGGGCACTAGACAAGCAATTAGCTTATCAAAGACACTATGCAGCAATCAACTGGAACTTGAGTTACAGTGAGTATATTAATGACTTAACCAGATGGTTTGATAAAGAGGTTGATCCTAGCTTCTTACTTAACCGTAAACAAATTATGTCCATCTTGGCTGAGGAAAACAAACTATTAGAAATCGTAAAACTCATTGGTAGTGACGTATTGCCAGATGATCAAAAACTCATCATTGAAATGGGGAAAGTGATTCGTCTAGGATACCTCCAACAAAATGCCTTCCACAAAGAAGATACGTATGTACCTCTTTTAAAACAACTTAAGATGATGGATGTGATTCTATATCTAGAAAAACGTGCACGTCAGTTTATTGAAAGTGGTAAATCATTGAATCTCTTACTGGAAACCGGGATTTTTGACAAGGTTATCAAGATTAAATACGACATTCCAAATAATCAAATTGACTTACTTGATGGGTATCAATCACTGATTGATGAAGCCGTTAAGAGTGTACGATAA
- a CDS encoding V-type ATP synthase subunit F — MRFFLISDNVDTEVGMRLVGIDGVVVHQKDEFLIALEDALEDPEIAIVLVTTKLVELAPDVISEIKLRESRKLIVEIPDRHGSSSIGEAIDRYVSEAIGVKL, encoded by the coding sequence ATGAGATTTTTCTTAATTAGCGACAATGTGGATACAGAAGTTGGTATGAGACTTGTGGGAATTGACGGGGTTGTAGTACATCAAAAAGACGAATTTTTAATCGCGCTTGAAGATGCACTAGAAGATCCTGAAATTGCCATTGTTTTAGTGACAACTAAACTCGTAGAATTAGCACCAGATGTCATATCTGAAATTAAACTACGAGAATCTCGTAAACTCATTGTTGAAATACCAGACAGACATGGTTCCTCATCAATTGGTGAAGCAATTGACCGATATGTGAGTGAAGCCATCGGCGTCAAACTGTGA
- a CDS encoding V-type ATP synthase subunit I, which produces MGIAKLKLIDLTSNIDNLDRVLMRFIDLKNFHPVLASEIVEKVQGLTSFVSENPCQTMLQDIQDIESKYDLNLPNIEYRDESYDLNRMYDYITDLRASLEEEVAKIKELEQFIEKHENALIQVKNIQSLDLPLDDLFACEYVSMRFGRLPNDSVDKLRFFQNRPFVFKSFNEDSNYVWCMYYTTQEYKREVDNIFSSLFFERSFIPDFVRGTPKQAIQDITNAISDAKAKINAYKDVICSITDGSQNNLAHIKGQLLFLSRLFEAKKYVVGLGDKFTISSFMLEQDIDSIKQAFDGLEDVDIEVHDADTDKRITPPTKLKNGWFSKPFGMFVEMYGLPAYDEIDPTPFLALTYSFLFGMMFGDLGQGLVLMLIGFLAYKFKGMRLGAVGIRIGLFSALFGLLYGSFFGDEEILTPLYTDLLGMKGKPIHVMDANFTMTLLITAIAIGAVLILTTMTLNIYTQLRRKNYVEAICSHNGFSGLMLYGFLGIGFALQLLTGIKVFSIVTIIPFVVIPLFLIFLKEPIHRKVHKHKMFPDGFGGFFVEAFFELFEIILSYVTNTMSFLRVGGFILSHAGMMLVVTSLMSMVGNAGLLVMIFGNIFVMALEGMIVGIQVLRLQFYEMFSRYYQGNGVAFNALNQ; this is translated from the coding sequence ATGGGTATAGCAAAACTTAAACTTATTGACCTAACCTCCAATATAGATAATTTAGATCGTGTATTGATGAGATTTATAGATTTAAAGAACTTCCACCCTGTTTTGGCAAGTGAAATTGTCGAAAAGGTTCAAGGACTTACATCTTTCGTCTCAGAAAACCCATGTCAGACGATGTTACAAGATATCCAAGACATTGAGTCAAAGTACGATTTAAACTTACCTAATATTGAATACAGAGATGAATCTTATGATTTAAATCGTATGTATGATTACATCACAGATTTAAGAGCTTCACTCGAGGAAGAAGTCGCAAAAATTAAAGAATTAGAACAGTTCATTGAAAAACATGAGAATGCACTAATTCAGGTGAAAAATATTCAGAGTTTGGATTTACCACTAGACGATTTATTTGCTTGTGAGTATGTATCAATGCGTTTCGGACGCCTTCCAAATGATTCAGTCGACAAACTAAGATTTTTCCAAAACCGTCCGTTTGTCTTTAAATCATTTAATGAAGATTCAAACTATGTATGGTGTATGTATTACACAACACAAGAATATAAAAGAGAAGTAGATAATATCTTCTCATCCTTATTCTTTGAAAGAAGCTTTATTCCTGACTTTGTTCGTGGGACTCCAAAACAAGCCATTCAAGATATCACAAATGCCATTTCGGATGCGAAGGCAAAGATTAATGCATACAAAGATGTTATTTGCTCAATTACGGATGGCTCTCAAAACAATCTTGCCCATATTAAAGGCCAACTGTTATTCTTAAGTAGATTATTCGAAGCAAAGAAATATGTGGTTGGACTTGGGGATAAATTCACGATTTCAAGCTTTATGCTTGAACAAGATATCGACTCGATTAAACAAGCTTTTGATGGCTTGGAAGATGTTGATATTGAAGTCCATGATGCCGATACAGATAAACGTATTACACCACCGACTAAACTGAAGAATGGATGGTTCTCAAAACCATTTGGGATGTTTGTTGAAATGTATGGGTTACCTGCTTATGATGAAATCGATCCTACCCCATTCTTAGCTTTAACGTATTCATTCTTATTCGGAATGATGTTTGGAGACCTAGGACAAGGGTTAGTGTTGATGTTAATAGGATTCTTAGCGTATAAGTTTAAAGGGATGCGTTTAGGGGCTGTAGGAATCCGTATTGGATTGTTTTCAGCACTATTTGGATTGTTATATGGATCATTCTTTGGAGATGAAGAAATCCTAACCCCGCTTTATACTGATTTGCTTGGTATGAAAGGGAAACCAATCCACGTAATGGACGCGAACTTTACGATGACACTCTTAATTACAGCAATTGCGATTGGTGCAGTGTTAATTCTTACAACAATGACGCTTAATATCTACACACAATTAAGACGAAAGAATTATGTTGAAGCAATATGCTCTCATAATGGATTTTCTGGTTTAATGCTTTATGGATTCTTAGGTATTGGATTCGCACTTCAATTACTTACAGGCATTAAAGTATTCAGTATAGTCACAATCATTCCGTTTGTGGTTATACCTCTATTTCTGATATTCCTTAAAGAACCAATCCATAGAAAAGTACACAAACATAAGATGTTCCCAGATGGGTTCGGTGGATTCTTCGTTGAAGCATTCTTCGAATTATTCGAAATCATTCTATCTTATGTAACCAATACGATGTCATTCTTACGTGTTGGTGGCTTTATTCTCTCTCACGCCGGTATGATGCTTGTAGTAACAAGCTTAATGAGCATGGTAGGGAATGCTGGATTATTGGTTATGATCTTCGGTAACATTTTCGTAATGGCACTTGAAGGCATGATTGTCGGAATCCAAGTTTTAAGACTTCAATTTTATGAAATGTTTTCACGTTATTACCAAGGTAATGGCGTTGCGTTTAACGCATTAAATCAATAA